The DNA region GCTACGACCCCGCCACGGTGCCCTTCGTCCCCATCTCTGGCTGGACCGGCGAGAACATGATCACGGCCACTCAGAAGGTAGAGAGCCCGGAGGCCCGAGACGTGGCTGTGTAGGTGTGACGTGTGAACGCGTGTCTGTGCAGATGCCGTGGTTCCAAGGCTGGAAGGTCAAACGACGGGAAGGGAACGCGTCTGGGAAAACTCTGCTGGAGGTCCTGGACTCGGTCCAACCGCCGGTGCGCACAATCAACAAGCCCCTGCGATTACCTCTGCAGGACGTCTACAAAATCGGAGGTCAGGGGACCGCAATCAGTGCCTAATTGTTTGAATTTGATTCCAATCAAATGAAATTTAGACGTCAAGCTGttctaaatgtttaaaaatctTTATTCCGTTCAGGGGTTGGGACTGTACCAGTGGGCAAGATTGAAACGGGTGTCCTGAAGCCAGGCATGATCCTGACCTTCTCCCCCGCCAAGCTCACTGCCGAGGTCAAGTCCATTGAGATGCATCACCAGGGTCTGCAGATGGCCCTGCCGGGCCACAACGTCGGCTTCAACATCAAGAACGTGGCAGTGAAGAACCTGCGGCGCGGGGATGTGGCTGGAAACACCCAGCAGGACCCCCCGTCGGACGTCAGCAGCTTCGAGGCGCAGGTTGGTCCTTGCGTGCGTTGGTCGGtcggttggttggttggttccGTCCCGGTACTGATGTGTTTGTTCGCAGGTGATCATCCTGAACCATCCAGGGAAAATCAAAGCGGGCTACTCTCCCGTCCTGGACTGCCACACCGCCCACGTGACCTGTCGCTTTgctgagctgaaggagaagctggaccGGCGCACCGGCAAGAAACTGGAGGACCAGCCCCAGATCCTGGTGTCGGGAGACGCTGCAACCATCAGACTGGTTCCCATCAAGCCCATGTGTGTGGAGAGCTTCTTCACATACCCTCCCTTAGGTGCAGTATCGGTCCACTTGTATGAAAGAGACTTCAGCCATGTTTTGTGCAGTGTTTTAGTTTCTTTTGTGCCGTCCAGGTCGCTTTGCAGCCAGAGACCTGAAGCAGACGGTGGCTGTCGGTGTGATCAAGTCAGTGGAGAAGAACCAGGGGTCAAAGCCTGCACAGAAAGCCCAAGTGtgtaaatagttttgtttttaccagTGTTCTGGTATTACTGATTCATGTGAAGATGCTATTTAAGTTGACTAAATACGTTGTGTTATTGACACATCCAACAGAAGATGTTGAATTTTTGTTTATCATTCGCaaaataaatcattatttgAGAACTTGACGTTTTGACTGTTTAATCGAGAAAGTGAACAAAATTTCTCAACTCAAGCTTTTAGGTTTGAAAGTAAAGGAAAAGTTTTAGTGGCAAAAGGAAGCCACTTCATTCAAACTTATTTTAAATTACTATTATGAATAATTACTGCAGGTAACTATTGCTGAAATCTAGTTGAAAGTGTCACTGGGTAAAATGCTTGAAGTTACAAGACACTAAATTTGAACTGCCCTGTTTAACACGTTAAAACCACATGGGATCATAGATAAGTAAACGTCAGGCTTAGGCTTTAAGTACAGCACTTTTAATAATACAATAGGTTGATGGGTTTGTTCCTTAACATGGGAAGAACTGCATGTCAGTGAGGACATCAGCAATACATCAGCTCTCCAGCTTCTTTACAAGTCCACCCTTTAAGACGTCTCTGCTTCACAGGCGAATCTGCAAATGTACTGAGTCCACGGAGTGATATTACAACCAAAAAAATTCAAGCATGAGGTTTTACAAGACACTAAACTGAACACAGGTTGTTGTGAGACCAGGAAATCAAGTTATTGCTAAACGTCCTCTGGAGTTCCCCATACCTATTTATAGTGGCTTCATCGACAGGATACCTTCTGTATTCCTGCTTAATTAATAGTGGCTCTTCAAACCCTGAGGTGAGCGTCCTTGAACGCAGCACTCTGCTCAATTCCAGTCATTGTTACACCATGCACAGAGAAGGTCAGACGACTGTGGAGATGGCGTcgagttcacacacacagagcatacATACAGTGAACAGTGTAACAAGGAGTAAATTAGTGACCTACAGTGAACCACAGGTTTTGATATTCCACCACACAGTAGCAGCAGGTTTCTATACTGTAAAACAACCATaatacatgtacacacaaagcAAGCAAGAACAAGGAGTACACTTAATGAGATCCTTCAGAGGGACACCGCTGCCTCCTCAGTCAGTTTTGGTGGTAAACAGGGATGCAAGACACAAATCGTGACATGATCTATTTCACATTCCTTTTCTTCATTGTCCTTGTTTTCAAGAATATACGCTAATAATTACTTGAGGGCCGGTAAAATTAATACAGATAAAATTCAAAGTCCTCTGCCCCGATGCTGGATCTGACAGGCAGAGAGCATCAGTACATGTTTTGTACAATAAAACATGtatatacactcacacacaaatatatatatttacatacatatatacacagtaACAGCATAAACATAGATTTTTAGGTAAGTGCTAGGGTTTTTGAGATTGGCTTTGTTGCAGCCGTGCTATAGGGTTAAGATAATACTGGTAAAGGAAGAATACACACATTCTTTGTACAGCATGGATGAGGCATCCATGGTTAGATAAGCCTTCTTGGGTTTCATCACCGTTGTTTTTCTCTTCATGACACTTGTCGTGTGACAAGAGGTGCTCTAATAGCTATTTACAGGGCTTCCCAATTAAGGGAGAGGCGTAGTGCAAGTCTTTCTGGCTGTCAGTCACTCAGGATGTGCACAAAAGACATGGGGAACACCCCCTTTCTCTCCGGATCGCCTTCAATGTGGCCGATCTGAAAGGAGAAGCAGTGTCAGAGGGGGAGAATGCGGCTGGTCGTCAGGGGCACTCCAGCTGAACTTACCCACCACTCCTGGTCCTCCTCTCCTGTAACTATGATCACCTCCCCTTCAACGAATGTCAGTTCGTCATCGTTGTCAGCTTGGCAGTCATAAATGGTCTTCACTCGACGGGCCTTGCTCTTCGCCTGGACACAAGGTGTGAAAACCGTTAACTTCCATTATGGCATTATGGGGCAGCTTTTTGCACTTGCACTGGTACATAACCACGAGTACCTTAACACAAAACATCTAATCTATAGAAAATGTCTGCTTGAGCCCAGGAAAGAGTAAAAAAATCAACCTTGCAACTACAACATGTGAGAAGTGTTTGATACGCGTTCATACTGTGTTGAGCTTCCTCGGCAGCGGCACAGGCGTCTCCGCGGTTCCCGGTGGAGTCCCGTTGGTGTCCTCAGCGGGCTGCTGGGAGGGGGCCGCTATAATCACTTGCTGATTAGGCGACGGTGAATCCTGAGGCTGCGGTTGAGGCTGCGGatgagtctgaggaggaggcggaggctgcGTTTGAGGCCTCGGCGTCGTCTCCCCGGGAGGCGGCCTGGGAGCCGACTCGGCCGATCCCGGTTTGGGGGGGATGTCGGCCAGGTGAGGCTTGGGAGGGAGGTCCTTGAGCTGGGGTTTGGGCGGGAGATCCCCCAGCTGGGGTTTAGGAGGGAGGTCGGAGAGCTGCGGCTTCGGGGGAAGTTCTCCAGGTTTAGGGGGGAGGTCAGACGGCTGCGGCTTCGGGGGCAGGTCTCCCAGCTGAGGCCTGTCTAGCAGAGGAGTCTTCTGTGGGGTGTCAGTTGCTGGTGGGGACTTCTGGAAGACCTCTGGAGGAAGGCTAGACTTATCCACAGACGGGTGGTGTATGGTGTCGATTTTCCGCAGTGCCACTGGAGACGGCAGCATAAAGTCAACTATGGCTTTATAATGACAGAATGTAATCAATACCACAACAAGGGCCGTACCTTTCTGAGGTAGTTTGGGTAGAACCCTTGGACCAAGTGTGGACTTTGTGTTGCTTGAAGTAGAGCTAAGAAGGGATTTTAGTATATTCAATGACACCGATCAATCAATGCTCAGATTaagcttgtgtttttcttttgttggtACCTTTGTTGCTGAGGAATGCCTTCAAACTTATTTGAAACAGGAGACATCTTGCTAACAGGAGGAGGGGTGGAGTCACTTCCTAAAATATTCACACCAATGACGACAAGCAGATTGTTCAACACCAAAACGGAGCAGTAAACTGGAGATTAATTAGAtttaaatgaagaaataaattaacatGCAGTGAtggctaaaaaaaaagaaacaatgagGGAGGCGTCATCTGGCTGAGCTTTCCATTAGCCCGTGTTGTTCGGAAACGAAAGGTTGTGCAACACAAAGTGTCATCGTTTAATTAGCGGgcgggtgtgtgtgtaacacaaaaaccctaaacacaacaaacaataacaGGCAAAGAAGGAGAACTACATCCAACACGTACAGTGGTACAGTATAATGGATGATGTGAGCTTTGTTAAACAATAACGTCTTTCAGCATTAACTCATCAACCAGATTCTATTTTCCGAAATCTTAGGGTCGGTTTGCCAAATACTGGATCTCACTTCTCCTCTGAGGTTCAATACTCAAAAAAACCTCCTCACATGCACAATAAACCTGACTACAATCATCAAATAGTAAATAAGAAGGATGCTCAACTGTGTCATCTTGGAATTAAATTACTTCTACTTTTAATGAATCTCTATTAAAACCTTCCATGACAGTTTGGCTTCCCAGCTGTTATGTGTGCTTGTGTCTCACCCCCAGTCAAGCCCCCTTTACTGTGTGGACTGTGAGAGAGCGGGCTGGGTGGGTCTGACAGGGTGCGTTTGTGTccaggaggggggggcggaggcCTCTTCTTGGACAGGGTGGAGCTGCCTCCTGGTGTGAGTGTAGAGGGAGGGCCAGAtgggggaggagctggaggagcaatacatacagtaaaacacatgaGGTGATGAAGTCCCAAGAATCATTCCGTTACCCCCCAAAGAGCCAGAGAAGGAAAAGacgggaggaggatgaagcacaaagaggaggaaaacaacggGAGACGTGATAATGGAGTGAAACAAACTCTGCCGGGGTGGAAATGCAAAATAACAAGAAGGGGAACTATCACGTGAGGTGTGGGGACATTTATCTGGTGTCTATCACTGTCTGCAACTGACCATGTCTACCTGCGTCTAACCGGCATGAAGCTGTCACTATCCTGGAGAAAAATGGGTTGGAAGCAGCTAATAGAGAGCTCAGCCAGAGAGGAATCAGCTGTGGTACGAGATTACAGCTCAAGGACGGTGGGATGATTGCAGGAGCATTTAAAAAATCATGTAAGCAAGACATAATTAAGTCAGCTTGCCTACGTGGTCGCATTATTCACATTAAAAAACACCACCATCCTTCAAAGCGGAGCTGTAAGGGAAGGAACAACTGAGGGATAATCGTATATGGGGCACACAGCCGAGTAAAAGGGGGAGAACGTAAAAACGGGATATTCACTGATGTATGGTCGGGTGCCAGCCAGAGTGGCGTAGTGCGAATGAGAGCCAAGGAATGCCAAGTgtggagctgaaagaatagagaaacaacaaaagagaaagaaaagagaacgAGATGAGGAGTGTGGGAGAGAATCTACAGTATGTCAGTCTGAGAACAAGCTGCTcccacacactgtaaaaaaataacaagatgAGATCTTATCAGTGGCAAGCAAAGCGAAAAGAGCAGGAGTAGAGTGAGGATcttcagagagagagcgagagcgagagtgagagcgagagagagagagagagagagatgagctGGAGCATTGGAACAGATTAGGTCTTAATCAGGCTTCTCATTTATGCATAAATTAACATAAACAACTCCAGAACTCAAGCGCTGTTATAAACCAGTTAACgtacatgaaaaaaaacatgtcaaaaaTGGCAGAAGCTCCATTTTCTGTGCGGCAGGAACTCAAATCAGGGACTGAATTCACACCTACACCCTGGATCCTGCAAAGGCGAAGCTGTCTAGTTACTGGAGAGATGCTGCAAAGGGAACGAGCCTGAACGCTGATGATGCCCAGTATCTACTGTATGCGAGTCATCAGGTGGTGCTGACTGTCATAACTCAGGTTTTATCCACACACGcggcctgtgatggactggtgacctgtccagggtgagcCCCGCCTCCCGCCCCATTGGAAGATGGAATAGACTCCGGCACCCACGACCCTCACGAGGGGAGGTGGCCAAGATAATGAGAATGTCACTCGTCAAGACAAACTAAGACTTAAACCACAACAATGGAGTAAATTACATGTTATGGCCTTATCAGGCGGAGGAGTGTTTTTCTTAATGAAGCGAGCGCCTGCCCACAGCGCCGTACGCTGAGGCTAATGATGTGTATCCAGGCCCCTTCATGCATCGCCACCCTGTCCTTTCTGTTTCCTCTGTAAGCCGTCTTAATGACACCTGTTCCCAGCCTCCTGCAGTGTGCTGACTAACCGCATACCACTGTAGGGTGTGAAAACGCGTGCACACGGCGGCCGAACGTTCCCCGCGAAAGCGATCGCGAAGCACTCATCTGTAGCTAATCCCGTCCTGGATCTGATCAAACATTAACGGACAGGAGAGAGTTCATTTCCCAGGCTACGTTCCCTCCGCAGTAACCACACAGcccagcacacagacagaccctAACACAACAGGGTCTCCTCCATTCATGATCATACTGTCTGAAAGTGAATGGGAGCAGGCAGGTCTGACCTTTGCCCTGGTTCCTGGGGGGCAGCGGGGGCCCGTCGGCCACGGGTGAGGAAGTGAGGTCAGTGGAAGCGCTGTACATCTGGTTGGTGAACGCGCTATAGGAAAGACGCTGCTGCTTGTCTCTTTGGCTGATGAAGCCCGGTAGGGAGAGCTTGTCGTGgggggagaggctggaggagtgGCAGAAGCTCTGGGGCCTCGGAGAGCGGTCCTTCTTGATGGGACTGGGCTGCGgagggacacaaacacatttgctcTTTGATTCTTCTGAGATGGCACCAAAGGACATGTTTATGTTGCCCGCTGCCGGTTGAGAAAGATCCGGGCATCTAATGGATTTTTAGATTATCTGCACGGCAGCAGTGATGAATAACACGCCATGCAGACATCAGTGGTGTGTGACAATCACCCAGTGACTTGTGTCTGAGCATACGTCTCCATTGGCAACTTCCTCATCTGTCAGACACAACCCTGTGCTGTGGTAAACTGTGACTCAGGAGAAGGCTCATTATCTGGATACTGCAAATGTAACTCTTTTATTTGGTGCAGTCTCAACCTCAGTAACGCTGGGAAATGCATCCATGCAATTATTTCATCATTATCCCAATAGAAGATTCCATCGTCTAGTCTCTCTTTCATGTGAATGCGAAGGTTTGCTCGCACCTTGTCGTCCAGGTCGTCGTCGCTCTCGTCCATCTCTTCCAGTCGGAGGCTCCACTCGTACTCTACGTGGATGTGAGGGTTGAATTTCCCCTCTGCGGCCTGCACAAGCTgatgaacaacaacacacactaTTCAGACACCTAAAGGGACACGACAGTAGCTGCAACTGATTGTTATGCTCATTTGTAATTTATTGGATCACAGCAGTCCAAGGGCAAAAAAATAAGGTTTACAATAACAACATTGAGTTATACATGTTGATTGCTTTTGCCTACATGCTCATATTAgcattaataataaacatgcaTTAAGCATTATTTCCACTCTGCTGTCCATCCTGCctgaggctgcagagacagaccTTTGACTGCCATCTAGTGTCTGATTAATCTGCCCCATAACGCAGCCGCTTGTTTCATTCTGTGGTTTATCTGTACGTTATCTGTATAATAGGTCAGTAAATTCTGCTGAtgtccagaagcagcagctgagtccTTCTCTACTTACTGCCTCCTCACACTGAGTGTTCCTCAGTCGCCTGGCAACATCCAGCGCCGTCTCTCcgttctgattggctgaggggAGCCGAGGATTAATCAACAGTTAGAGACTGATATGTGCGTACAGCTGACATTAACGGGAGGATGAACCCCAGCGCGTGACTCACTGATGTCAGTCGCCGGCTTCCCCCTCAGGAGTAACTTGAGGCACTCGGGCTTCTCGTACATGCAGCAGTAATGCAGAGCGGTGTTCCCGAACTCCGTCTGCTTGTCCAGGTTGCCACTGGGGGAGAGCAGACACATGAAGTCAAGCTAGAGCACACAACCCCGGGGGGAATCCACGATCCTGTAGCTATGGGTTAACGTgtcatgaaaaaaaaaggcttgTAAACACAAATCCATCTGCTGACCAGAAGACAGGAGTTCTCTAGAATGTCTTTAAAAACACATGGATCTATTTTAATGTAACAATGTTTAAGAAACACAGTAGACACtgtaagaaaaaaacagcaggctAGAAAATTCATTAAAATCAGATTTTGGATCCAAGTCATGATATAATGACagaaacatacattaaattcGACCAAAGATGCAAAACATCAGTTCAGTCCTTTCTTCTAGATTCCTTTTGCAGCTGcataaaaaatatttgaaacaaTGGGGGCTAAGCGTGACACTATGAGCGCAGCCGTTCATTTATGAGAGGGTCCCACTCGCTCTGTGTGGAAGCTGTGTGCAGTTGGAGCAGTGGTGGGTAAACAATTGAAAGGAGAGGAATAAATTAAGGCAGAGAACAAGTGCTTGACCCATTTCTCTTTGCCTTGTGGGAATCTGAGCGGCGCTGTGCAGCATTAGGTTTTTCAtctgcacttcctgcttcaTCAGAGACGGGAGGAAAAAGACTCGCATCAGACACAGAGATCAAATGTAATAATCGTTTTTACAAAGCCGTGATGTTTACTGTACCGCACAGATGTGCTTAAAGATGATTTGACACCTGTTTAACCCACACGAAAAGCCCACGACGATCCACGTGTTTGAACAGCTCAAATTCCCACACGCGACTTCTCAGAATGTACCTGTTCTGTACGAGGAAGTCGACGAGGTGCAGCGAGGTCTGGTCAGCAGTCCGTACGGAGTAGTGCAGCGCCGTCTCCCCAGCTTCCTGCAGGGGGCCGTCAAACACAGCAAAGACACGCTGAAACAATCCTGGCCAGCATCCATTCTGtattctctccctctccgtctctctttcAGCATTTAAACAAGCTGCAGTAAACAAAATGGCCcctaaaaatattatttcttcAGGTCTGAAGCTGATATTTGTTGATCTTGGCATGAACCTTGTTTTGGTGTGATCTGATTTTAAAGCGATGcttctttaaaaacaacattaacaatTAATAACATCTGCAGTTCTGAATATTCGGTGAAACCTGAAGGGCAGCATATGGGATGtcatgctgcgtgtgtgtgtgttgaggtttTGGTGGTGGGAATGCGTCTGCTGTCTGCAGTCATTCACATATactgacagcagcagatcagataTCAGTGAGTCAGACTTAGCGcaggcaacagcagcagcagcagcagcagcagcttcctctgtcaACACAAATATTCTCTTTTATCCCGCTGCAGGACTGTACACTTAATTTTTCATTAGGGCAAACCCGTGTCTGTGTTAACACAGCGTGACCCATTTATGTCTGATCACCCGTGTTTTCACGGCAAAGCATCTTATTCATATTCAAATCagcaaaaggaaacaaagagaaacaggCAGAACTCGAGACAGTAACCGCACACAGTAATGTGAGTATGAACTCAGCAGAGATGATGCCCTACAATGTGGTGGGGTCTGGATATCACCACCTGCTGGTAAAATGATCCGGATGACTCAAATTTTTCTGGGCAGTCCTGCCTAAGATCACTggaaatgtactgtagcaatGCACAGGAGGTTAGGGAGCTGACATTCCAGGGAATACAAAGAAGGATTGTTAGGTAGCAACCAAGTCTTTCATAAAATACAGTTTAATccgtttatatatatatatatatagagagagagaaaacaactaATGGTTCCAATTTATTGAACCTGGCCGTGTGACATGTTTGCATTCATTCGCCGTGTTCTGCCTCCTCCCAAGTTCAGACTCACCTGTCCTGCCTCTGGAAGCGGCTCCATGAGCTCCACCCCTTCTGCGTAGACCTGGATGAGGGACAGCAGGTCCCTGGACTGAACCGCCTCGAACAGCTCGATCATCTTCGCCGCCGCAGACGTGCACGTCTTCCTCGCGTACTTGTGGTCCACGTACTTGGCGTTAATGAACTCCTTCCTCACCGTCCTGTGGGGAGAATAAGTGTTGATGTGTGTAGAATAGGAAATCTAGACTTCAGCAAGTTTGTGCTTACATGTCACTGGAGGGTGTGGGCTtcggtgagggagaagggaggtTCCCCTCCATGATCTCATTGAAACTACTGTTCCCTACATTCTTGGCCAGCTGAgggagaaaaaagggaaaagtcaGCATGGGACCGCAGTGTTAACATGATGAGCACCGCTCACATGTGCTCGGAGACAGAACAGCATGTTTCTTTTGGGAGTACggatcctgctgcagcagcatttcactACTCTTTCATTACTTCTAATATTTCACTAGAGATGAAAATAGTGACGGGCGTGGACTGCTGCTTCATAAAAGGCGTTTTGTTTGCTGGGCAGAGCGTTTCTCTGCAGAGGATGACTCACCAAGAGTTCTGAGGTTCCCAGCTTGTCGAGCTCCATGGACTGGATGCGGGAGATATGAACCCCCATCTCTCGGTGGATGCCAGAGCATTCAATGCAGGTCAGGATCCCCAGGTTAGTGGAAAGCCACTTAGGATCTATAAACAGCAAAAAACGAGCATTAGCATTAGCCAGAGAGAGACATAGGAACGATGCAGATTTTTATGCTCAGTACAATACACGCACATAACGTGATCACTGTGACATCATTTACCGTAGCTCAGTGATGCTCTGAGGCGAGAGTTATTCTGTCTGAATCTGACATGTAAACACCAGACAGAGGTCAGCGGAAGAGACAGCCCAAAAAAATGGATGATTCATAGGCACAACCACAGACAGCAGGCAggaaggcacacacacacacacacacacacacacacacacacacacacacacacacacacacacacacacacacacacacacacacacacacacacacacacacacacacacacacaaaaagatgtGGGCCAGTCACAGGTCACAAAGGCCTTGTTCAGCTCCAGTTCGGCTGCACGGTGACCTctgtagcagcagctgagcTCCGCCTGGTTATCTACTAAATGAGATGGAGTCATCCTCTTTCCACCAACAGAGGCAACGGAGAGGCGACCTTTCAAAGTCATTAAATGACATTTC from Betta splendens chromosome 4, fBetSpl5.4, whole genome shotgun sequence includes:
- the eef1a1l3 gene encoding elongation factor 1-alpha-like — encoded protein: MPKEKAHVNVVIIGHVDSGKSTTTGHLLYKCGAIDQRRLEKFEKAAAQMGKSSFKFAWVLDKLKAERERGITIDISLLKFNTQKFTMTIIDAPGHRDFIKNMITGTSQADVAMLVVSAAKGEFEVGVSRSGQTREHALLAYTLGVKQIIVCVNKMDLTEPPYSQKRFDEVARGVSVFLRKIGYDPATVPFVPISGWTGENMITATQKMPWFQGWKVKRREGNASGKTLLEVLDSVQPPVRTINKPLRLPLQDVYKIGGVGTVPVGKIETGVLKPGMILTFSPAKLTAEVKSIEMHHQGLQMALPGHNVGFNIKNVAVKNLRRGDVAGNTQQDPPSDVSSFEAQVIILNHPGKIKAGYSPVLDCHTAHVTCRFAELKEKLDRRTGKKLEDQPQILVSGDAATIRLVPIKPMCVESFFTYPPLGRFAARDLKQTVAVGVIKSVEKNQGSKPAQKAQVCK